In a single window of the Bradyrhizobium sp. ORS 285 genome:
- a CDS encoding tetratricopeptide repeat protein: protein MLSIRNRWTAIAIAALLLPGAVMAQTPDHPADTAAKFPSSVDLKSLTTSGSYLAARHASVERDAASAAAFYRSALRSDPKNNELLDRAFISSVADGDIDEAVKLAERVLTVDKSNRIARLVMGVQDIKQKKYAAAQNNINQSVRGPITDLVATLLSAWATAGAGDAKGAVATIDKLTGPEWYPLFKDLHAGMILELAGKEKEAGARFERAYKLDDSMLRITEAYAHWLSRNKDAASATAIYEAFDKKLARHPLVQEGLRDTKAGKKLPPLVDSPQAGAAEALYGIGATLSRRGGEDLALVYLQLALHLQPNHPLALLSLADLYETVKKPQMAIKVYERVPASSPLKRNAQIQLATDLDSADRSDDAIKILKDVIAQDPKDLEAIMALGNIERGRKKFADCAKTYSLGVDSLPANNDKANSVYYYYRGICLERSKQWPKAEADMRKALELQPDQPHVLNYLGYSWIDQGVNLDEGMKMIKRAVEQRPDDGYIVDSLGWAYYRIGNYEEAVKNLERAIDLKPEDPTINDHLGDAYWKIGRKLEAKFQWAHARDLKPEAEELPKIEAKIQNGLTDDPAPAAASADTKDTPADAKKDDGKGG, encoded by the coding sequence ATGTTATCCATTCGCAATCGCTGGACCGCCATTGCTATTGCCGCCTTGCTGCTCCCCGGTGCCGTTATGGCCCAGACGCCGGATCATCCGGCTGACACCGCCGCCAAGTTTCCGAGCAGCGTCGATCTGAAGTCGCTCACCACCTCGGGCAGCTATCTGGCCGCCCGCCACGCCAGCGTCGAGCGCGACGCGGCCTCGGCCGCCGCGTTCTACCGCTCGGCACTGCGCAGCGATCCGAAGAACAACGAACTGCTCGACCGCGCCTTCATCTCCTCGGTTGCGGACGGCGACATCGACGAAGCGGTCAAGCTCGCCGAGCGTGTGCTCACGGTCGACAAGTCCAACCGCATCGCCCGTCTCGTGATGGGCGTGCAGGACATCAAGCAGAAGAAGTACGCGGCCGCGCAGAACAACATCAATCAGTCGGTGCGCGGCCCGATCACTGACCTCGTCGCCACCCTGCTGTCGGCCTGGGCCACCGCAGGCGCGGGCGATGCCAAGGGCGCCGTCGCCACCATCGACAAGCTGACCGGCCCGGAATGGTATCCGCTGTTCAAGGACCTCCACGCCGGCATGATCCTGGAGCTCGCCGGCAAGGAGAAGGAAGCCGGCGCCCGCTTCGAGCGCGCCTACAAGCTCGACGATTCGATGCTGCGCATCACCGAGGCCTATGCGCACTGGCTATCGCGCAACAAGGACGCGGCCTCCGCCACCGCGATCTATGAGGCGTTCGACAAGAAGCTCGCGCGTCATCCGCTGGTGCAGGAAGGCCTGCGCGACACCAAGGCCGGCAAGAAGCTGCCGCCGCTGGTCGACTCGCCGCAGGCCGGCGCCGCCGAGGCGCTGTACGGCATCGGCGCCACCCTGAGCCGCCGCGGCGGCGAGGACCTCGCGCTGGTCTATCTGCAGCTCGCGCTGCATCTGCAGCCGAACCATCCGCTGGCGCTGCTGTCGCTCGCCGATCTCTACGAGACGGTGAAGAAGCCGCAGATGGCGATCAAGGTCTATGAGCGGGTGCCGGCGAGCTCGCCGCTGAAGCGCAATGCGCAGATCCAGCTCGCGACCGATCTCGACAGCGCCGATCGCAGCGACGACGCGATCAAGATCCTCAAGGACGTGATCGCGCAGGATCCGAAGGATCTCGAAGCCATCATGGCGCTCGGCAACATCGAGCGCGGCCGCAAGAAGTTCGCCGATTGCGCCAAGACCTATTCGCTCGGCGTCGATTCGCTGCCGGCGAACAACGACAAGGCCAACAGCGTCTATTACTACTATCGCGGCATCTGCCTGGAGCGTTCCAAGCAGTGGCCGAAGGCCGAGGCCGACATGCGCAAGGCGCTCGAGCTGCAGCCCGACCAGCCGCACGTGCTGAACTATCTCGGCTATTCCTGGATCGACCAGGGCGTCAATCTCGACGAAGGCATGAAGATGATCAAGCGCGCCGTCGAGCAGCGTCCCGACGACGGCTACATCGTCGACTCGCTCGGCTGGGCCTATTACCGCATCGGCAACTACGAAGAGGCGGTGAAGAACCTTGAGCGCGCGATCGATCTGAAGCCCGAGGATCCGACCATCAACGACCATCTCGGCGACGCCTATTGGAAGATCGGCCGCAAGCTGGAAGCCAAGTTCCAGTGGGCCCATGCCCGCGACCTGAAGCCGGAGGCCGAGGAGCTGCCGAAGATCGAGGCCAAGATCCAGAACGGCCTCACCGACGATCCAGCGCCGGCCGCCGCCAGCGCCGACACCAAGGATACGCCGGCCGACGCCAAGAAGGACGACGGCAAGGGCGGTTAG
- a CDS encoding electron transfer flavoprotein-ubiquinone oxidoreductase: MSTEELPERESMEFDVVIVGAGPSGLTAAIRLKQLNADLNVVVVEKGSEVGAHILSGAVIDPVALDKLIPDWRTDDDCPLKTQVQVDKFFWMTESSAVSLPAFAMPPLMDNHHCYIGSLGNVCRWLSRKAEALGVEIYPGFAAAEVLYDEQGAVRGIATGDMGIGRDGKPKASFTRGMELLGKYTLFAEGARGSLSKQLISKFALDAKSEPPKFGIGLKEVWQIDPAKHQKGLIQHSFGWPLDMKTGGGSFLYHYDDNLVAVGFVVHLNYDDPYLSPFEEFQRFKTHPSIRGVFEGGKRLAYGARAITEGGYQSVPRLSFAGGALIGCAAGFVNVPRIKGVHNAMGSAMLAAEHVNAALAAGRANDELVSYENAWRGSPVGEDLFKVRNVKPLWSKFGTVLGVVLGGFDMWCNTLGFSLFGTQSHAKPDRATLDPAKAHQPRPAMKPDGKLTFDKLSSVFLSNTNHEEDQPVHLKVADMALQKSSEHDVYAGPSNRYCPAGVYEWVEDGTSPRFVINAQNCVHCKTCDVKDPNGNITWVPPEGGGGPNYEAM; this comes from the coding sequence ATGAGCACCGAAGAATTACCCGAGCGCGAATCCATGGAGTTCGACGTCGTTATCGTCGGCGCCGGCCCGTCGGGCCTGACCGCCGCGATCCGGCTGAAACAGCTCAATGCCGATCTCAACGTCGTCGTGGTCGAGAAAGGGTCCGAGGTCGGCGCGCACATCCTGTCCGGCGCCGTGATCGATCCGGTCGCGCTCGACAAGCTCATCCCGGATTGGCGCACCGATGACGACTGCCCGCTGAAGACCCAGGTCCAGGTCGACAAGTTCTTCTGGATGACCGAGAGCAGCGCGGTCTCGCTGCCGGCCTTTGCGATGCCGCCCTTGATGGACAACCATCATTGCTACATCGGCTCGCTCGGCAATGTCTGTCGCTGGCTGTCGCGCAAGGCCGAGGCGCTCGGCGTCGAGATCTATCCGGGCTTCGCGGCGGCAGAGGTGCTCTACGATGAGCAGGGCGCGGTGCGCGGCATCGCCACCGGCGACATGGGCATCGGCCGGGACGGCAAGCCGAAAGCCTCCTTCACCCGCGGCATGGAGCTGCTCGGCAAGTACACGCTGTTCGCCGAAGGCGCGCGCGGCAGCCTCTCCAAGCAGCTGATTTCGAAGTTCGCACTCGACGCCAAGAGCGAGCCGCCGAAATTCGGCATCGGCCTCAAGGAGGTCTGGCAGATCGATCCCGCCAAGCACCAGAAGGGCCTGATCCAGCATTCGTTCGGCTGGCCGCTCGACATGAAGACCGGCGGCGGCTCGTTCCTGTATCACTACGACGACAATCTCGTCGCCGTTGGCTTCGTCGTTCACCTGAACTACGACGATCCCTATCTGTCGCCGTTCGAGGAATTCCAGCGCTTCAAGACGCATCCCTCGATCCGCGGCGTGTTCGAAGGCGGCAAGCGCCTCGCTTATGGCGCGCGCGCCATCACCGAAGGCGGCTATCAGTCGGTGCCGCGGCTGTCGTTCGCCGGCGGCGCGCTGATCGGCTGCGCGGCTGGCTTCGTCAACGTGCCGCGCATCAAGGGCGTGCACAATGCGATGGGCAGCGCGATGCTCGCGGCCGAGCACGTCAATGCCGCGCTCGCTGCGGGCCGTGCCAATGATGAGCTCGTGAGTTACGAGAACGCCTGGCGCGGCTCGCCGGTCGGGGAGGACCTGTTCAAGGTCCGCAACGTCAAGCCGCTGTGGTCGAAGTTCGGCACCGTGCTCGGCGTCGTCCTCGGCGGCTTCGACATGTGGTGCAACACGCTCGGCTTCTCGCTGTTCGGCACCCAGTCGCACGCCAAGCCGGATCGCGCCACGCTCGATCCCGCCAAGGCGCACCAGCCCAGACCTGCGATGAAGCCGGACGGCAAGCTGACCTTCGACAAGCTGTCCTCGGTCTTCCTCTCGAATACCAATCATGAGGAAGACCAGCCGGTGCATCTGAAGGTTGCCGACATGGCGCTGCAGAAGAGCTCCGAGCACGACGTCTATGCCGGCCCGTCGAACCGCTATTGCCCGGCCGGCGTGTACGAGTGGGTCGAGGACGGCACCAGCCCCCGCTTCGTGATCAACGCGCAGAACTGCGTCCACTGCAAGACCTGCGACGTCAAGGATCCCAACGGCAACATCACCTGGGTTCCTCCGGAAGGCGGCGGCGGCCCGAACTACGAAGCGATGTAA